A segment of the Nitrospina gracilis 3/211 genome:
GCAGGCCAACTGCACCAACTGCCATGCCGAAGTGGTCAGTCTGAAAGGGGCTCCCATCCTCACCAAGGGCAAGAAACTGTTCCTGAAACTGGGTTGTCACGGTTGCCACCTTGTTGAGGGGTTTGCAGATGAACGCAAAGTGGGCCCGAGCCTGCGCAAAATCGCGGCCAAGGTCGATCCCAGCTGGTTGTACCGGTGGGTTAAAAAGCCGAAAGATTACCTGCCGGAAACGCGCATGCCGGATTTCGGTTTGAGCGACGAACATGCACTCGCCATTTCCGCTTATCTTTGGGATAAATCCGAAAAGGGATACCAGCTTCCCGAAAAATTCAATGGGGGCGATCCCAAAAAAGGCCAGGAGCTTTTTGAGTCTGTAGGGTGCCAGGCCTGCCACAAATTGAAAGGGAAGGGTGAGCTGTTCGCCCCGAACCTGAGCAACATTGGCGAGAAGGTTTCGGCAGACTGGATAGTTAGCTGGCTCAGCAATCCGAGGGATTACAACCACGAAAGCAAAATGCCAGACATGCGTCTGAGCGTTGAAGAGGCGTCGAACATCGCAGCATACCTGATCCAGTTCGGGAAGCCGGTAAAAATCCCAGGAATCGAAAGAAAATACAAGGATCCGGATACCATCGCATTTGGAGAAAAACTGGTACGTAACCGGGGTTGTTTTGCCTGCCACAATGTTCCCGGTATGGAAAAGGAAGGCCGCATTGCGCCGGAACTGTCTTCATTCGGAAGCAAGCAGGTTCGCGAGCTGGAATTTGCCGACACGCACATACCCCATACTTGGGAGTCCTGGACATACAACAAGCTTAAAGATCCCACGGTGTATCGCACCGAACGTATTCTCGATAAAATGCCGGATTTCGAGTTGGCGGAAGATGAGATCCAGGCTTTGATGGTTTTCCTGCGCGGTTTGAACGGGTTGTTCATCCCCGAACGCTACAAACGGAATTACTCCAAGGATGAGTTGACCATTGAGCGGGGTCGGCGCCTGATTTCGCAATTCAACTGCCGCGGCTGCCATATTGTGGAAGGGTATGGAGGGGACATTCAGGAACACCTGAAGTCCACGGCCCAATATCCGCCGCCGCTCGAAACCAAAACCTATCACGTGGGTGATCGACTGAAGGGATCCTGGTTGTATTCCTTCATGAAAAAACCGACTCCTGTGCGCAAATGGGTTGAGGTTAAAATGCCAACTT
Coding sequences within it:
- a CDS encoding c-type cytochrome, translated to MELNRVEETKHHIADFEPVIEDLTRKRDEAEAKLLEFKARKKNLENELVALTNQQIILAQRMDYYKPFNLFLRPAEIKQTVIPGSAKNKFGEIIYKVDRCHTCHVSFDDAYYSDFKQPLKTHPNREILIGHHDPLETGCTWCHRGQGTATAPTEDAHGSHHEMDQTLGINEPLLHGNLMQANCTNCHAEVVSLKGAPILTKGKKLFLKLGCHGCHLVEGFADERKVGPSLRKIAAKVDPSWLYRWVKKPKDYLPETRMPDFGLSDEHALAISAYLWDKSEKGYQLPEKFNGGDPKKGQELFESVGCQACHKLKGKGELFAPNLSNIGEKVSADWIVSWLSNPRDYNHESKMPDMRLSVEEASNIAAYLIQFGKPVKIPGIERKYKDPDTIAFGEKLVRNRGCFACHNVPGMEKEGRIAPELSSFGSKQVRELEFADTHIPHTWESWTYNKLKDPTVYRTERILDKMPDFELAEDEIQALMVFLRGLNGLFIPERYKRNYSKDELTIERGRRLISQFNCRGCHIVEGYGGDIQEHLKSTAQYPPPLETKTYHVGDRLKGSWLYSFMKKPTPVRKWVEVKMPTFNLTDTQLRDLTAYFELVAPSEIKYEAGVHLKKDKASIENGVKMVNYMECGKCHDGGDKGIEFKIAQERLREEWIPKWLKDTREMIPWTPMPNHWPKEDGDYTIQTKFHKLSTIENGNIDKQAQDITDLLVSYDKPGVDLSLSLEEEDPFMDGFFDGGFGEEEEGDDLEGGDEEDDEDSEFAEDDF